Part of the Oncorhynchus masou masou isolate Uvic2021 chromosome 18, UVic_Omas_1.1, whole genome shotgun sequence genome, TCACAAGAGAGCGCTATATGACCTTGCGTCTTCTTGCTTCACCAGACTTCATTCAGCGCAGTAAAATTAAATACAATGGAATAGACACTATTGAATAGGACTACTCATAATACGGTCGTATGATAAAATTACTATTGAACAGAGAAAAAATACTATTGAAAGAGGAGCTGCACGTCAGATGTATTGAACAATGTATAATGATTTTGTTTTAATGCCGCATTGCTTTTTATTTTAGATTGGTCATTGGCTATATGTCTTAGTTATGTTCGTATCCAACAGGGTAGTATTATAACCTACAAAGAGTAACGAGTTATGCCAAGTGTAAAATTAACATTCATTTCCAGTCTCATGGTTGGCATTACATAAACTAACAAACAAGGTTCACTTGTAATTGGCTATGCCTACTATTGATATTATACAAGTCATTTATACAGTTTATTTTTCAGTTTCAGCTTTTTACCACAGTACATTATAATAACACAGTTTGTCATGTTCATTCCTCATTCGTGGATTTCAGTAACACACGTTAAAATAGCTCAGGAGACTCAGGACAAATCTATGGTAGATAGTAGGCTCTATTCAACAGTTGTATTTATTTCCACTCCCAGATGTAACGCGGCTCTAAATCCCCTGCAGTGCAGTGTGCACAGCTGCGGCGCTAATGTTTTAAAGCCGAGTCAGTATGGGATTGTGTTTATGTGATAACATCGTGCCAAGGGCAGGAAAGGGCAGGCGGGCCCAGACTGAGCGGCGCCGCCGCACACCTGGGGAAGTTCAGGTTAAATAGCCTCACATTCCTCGGCGCACAGCTGATTGAAACATTAACAAACAGTAATCCGTGAGCCAGGCTGCAGATGGGCCGGGATCGCAGCCAAGAAAGGAgactcgctgtgtgtgtgtgagagatcgTGAATAGTAGGCTAAAGTTATAACTGAATATGAGAACATAAATAATATTGGATGTTGAAAATGAATAACTCTCACAATCTAAACCATTCTGTATATATCATTAATATTCATTACCCACTTTTGAGAGCTATGTTGAATGCTTAGGTTATTGCAATTAGGCAGTTGTATAGTTAAATTATAAGTAGGCCTATAGAGGGACACAAGTGTAGGTACATTATGGAAACCTGAATAGATTATATGTTGAATGCTCTCTTAATTTTAGAATAGTTTGGATAATATCCAAGTGTTATAAGCTGTGTAAGTATCATTAAGCATATATGTAGCTCATTAACGTTGTCATACTCTGAATTAGTGAGAGTAAAGATCCATCGATTCAATATGGCAGTGAGTTGTCAGAATGACAAATGTTTCACTCATACTTGATTGCTTTCATTTATATTTGTACGGCACTGTTGAGGGAATTTGCAAGTAAGCCTTTCGAGGTACCGTTTATAACTGCTGGAAACTGAACGCGACAAATTAAACTTGTGTCAATGCAATAATTGTCATCACCTTCATAGTGCATGTTAAGCAACATACTGTTGTCTTGATTTGGTTGCTTAGTAGATCCAAAGACATGGTTCTGTTGAGTGAACTCTTTGTAATTGTCCATGCCTGCTAAAACGACGCTTTGTGTGGAAATAACTGCTAAAAGTTAAACAAAGGTAGTAGGCGACAGCTATCAACGTGTGTGTTGTGAATAAACAAGGTTCAAACTaaagaaagaagaaaaaggaGCAGGAAACACTCATCTACCATATCTGTTTTAATAAAAACACCATAAGTACATTGTTATAAAAACAATATTGGGATCACATCTGCATCATTGTAATATACAATACAAATATAGCTCAATCTGAGAAATTTACTTTTGTtttgcaaaaaatatatacatattttctAGGTATGACTTGAACAAAATACAGAAAATAGAAATCGAACATGGAATGAAAGATTCTTTCACATAAAGTCCCAACATGTATCAACATCTAAGAGCTCGTTAGGTTAGGATGCATTGTTGTTGATTGTCATCCTCAGGTCGACCAGCACACTTGTCTTCATGGCGCGCACCGCTCTTGGTGACAGCAGGACACCCGTGGCTGCTTGGGGACAGCGCCGCTGACCTGACACTTCGTAGTTTCAACTCCTGAATGTCTATCTATGCACATCATGGACTTCAACGTCGTTCCACTGCTGGATGTAAAGACATAAGATGCGACGACATGTCATGCATGGCTGGCAACATCGTTCTTTCTGCTAATGATTCGTTCTGTTGCTTCATTGATCAACGGCAGAGAATTCTGTCATCAGCGCATCCGTTCTGTGAAAAATAAGAGGAATGGATAATGGTAAGTTTTATGACACAGAACTTGATTTTAGCACAGAAATATGCAGTGGTCTCATTTTACACTTGAATATGTAACAGGCCTATGGCAACAATACATTTGCTGCAATTGTTTTGAGCACATAcctccacagagatgctggcgaGTTCTGCATTGAGGGTTGTCAGAGGAGTGCGGGTTGCACCTGAGAACTGCTGCTTGCCCGGTGTGTCCAGCTCGACCTGCAGGTCCCAGATATAATCGATGACATGCTGCAGAATCTCCATCTTACTGGCTTTCTTGTTGGCTGGCAGAGTGGGAACCAGCTCCTTTAGTTTGCTGTAGCAGCTGTTCATGTCCTGCAGAAATACACTCATCTGCTCGTCCAACAGTGGGATCTTGCACTTGGAGATGGTCATACTCTGCTCCGAGAGACAACGGACCACATCCTCGGTGTTTTTCAGGGCGCAGGTAGATCCGACAACTTTCATTTTCTTATTTTGTCGCCTTGAAAAGCAAAAATATACAACAAATAATAGGTAAATACCTGCTAGTTCTGTTAGAAAAGTTCAGGTGATTATCCTCGTGAGCGTTTTAAGCGTTAAGTTTGTAGCCTACTTGACAGTTTGTGGCGGTGGTGAACTCGGGCTGAATTTATCTTTCCAGAGGATTCGGGGAGTGACCAAAGCGAGAACATTTGAAGGGTTGAACCAATGAGAAACTCCCAGCTGCAATGGAGGGGCGGGCttccagtcctctctctaccaATAGAGATCGGGTGTTATCAATCTTTACAATCTGCTAAATGATGGTGTTACAAATGGAAACAAATGTGTGCTTTTTTTTCATGGTGTCCTGTGTGGGAACCCAGCTGTCCGTCGCCCGCGGACTTTGCAGGTGTAGAGACCGCCCGGAGACATGGGTGGGGGGGCATATTCATGAAGAATGCTGCAATTACTAGATGAATAGGTTTTTAATTGTAGCCTTAACTGAGTAGACCGATTGAACTCAATCATACGGTAAATGGCCAAACCTGTCACAACAATATAGTTTTTTAAATTGGTGATttctttatattttttaaattccaGTTCATTTATAATCTCGATGAAATAGAGTAGCCAACCTAAGCATTCTGCTCATTCCAGCTGTGGAAAAGTGCATAATAATATAAAATCGTATTATAAACTAAAGTTGCATCACAATATGGCCGTTCAACAAAGCGTATCCAATATAGACAAAGGAATCAACTAATTTGGCTGCttgatttgtattttatttcacttttatttaaccaggtgggccagttgagaacacattctcatttacaactgcgacctggtcaagataaagcaaagcagtgcgataaaaaaacaacagttacacataggataaacaatcgtgcagtcaataacacaatagaaaaatatgtatacagtgtgtgcaaattaattAAGGAGGTAagtcaataaataggccaatagtggcgaagtaattacaattttgtAGTATTGTATGCAAATTATGACTTGAATTGTAGGATAAAAAGTTTAAATCTATTAAAACTTGCATTTCATTAGAAGACGAATCTCATGGATCCACATAGCTTACCCTATGCAATAAATCTCTTTCAATTTACAAATAGCATATTTCACACATTAAGCCTAAACCCTCCCGTTCCTCTTAAATTAGTCTTCCAATGAATCATTTTACAGATTCTTTCACGTGTTCCCACTGTGAGTGCGGCATTGAAATAGCATTGCTCTGCTCTGAACTGAATCTTCCCCAGATTGTCCAAACAAGCCGAAGCAGACTGGCAGGCGCCAGTGCCATGACGTCACCCATTCATGAAGTCCCTGACGGCTGTCAACCTGGCGCCGCGCGGGCGGTGTCCATGGAGACCGCAAACAACGGGCTTGCACTCCCCCATTCACCTGCGCAGCGCAAACCCTGAGAACTGGCTGCCCAAGATCGGCATTCATTTTCATTTATCAAGTTAAACCACTCTGAAGAGATTACCGCCCCACACCTGCAAACTGCCATTGTCACTAGCTTGCTCAAATCCCAAAGGCTAGTGAAATAAAAAAGACAGAAGGCTTTGAATTTGCATTGATAGTTCCTGAATTCCTTCAGTTAGGTCCGCCCCTTAATTTGTCTAATAAAATTCCTCAAGTAAAACGTTGTATCCAAGCATAGGCTACATTGTATCtttcacacatatattaaacAAATTACAATGTTGCTATTTCAGCTGTAGAGTCCACCAGAATGAGATGTCTGCATGataacaaataaaacaaatacttGGATATTGTGCTGTTTGCAACAAACTTGCAATTCATTTGGAGACAGAGAACCAAACAAGAGAATCCAtgaaaatacaaagtgaaaacggAGAAAATTGTTAGCAAAAGAAATCTGTGGTTTGAATGGGTAATTCACCATGTTAAAATATGGCACgagaaacatatttttttaaccaAACATTGCATCCTTATAAGGTGTGTGTAATTGATTATGGAAGTGTAATTAATATGTCAGAGTTTCTCCCCTGGACAACCCTCTTTTAAACAAATTCCCTGCTTTTGCTTATACTAGTTGTGTAAAACTCTTCTTCTTCACCAGCATGCAAAGAGAGATGTGCCTGAGGAGAGTGACATCCTGTTCTTCCTCTGTCCTATTTCTCAGGTCATGTTGGGGATGGGGAGCCCCAGTGGTCTGAAACAATGGGAGTGCAGAGCAAGGATTGTGGGGGGAAATCTTGTCTGGGGCCAGTGAGTCTGGAGCGCCCCTCTGCTCTCTCATCCAGCTTTTGTTCAGCTGCAACAGCTATCAGCACTTCCTACTGACACCAACAATAACTCCACACAGCTGGGCCCTTTTAATCTTGTTTACTGCACATcaaggtgagggggggggggggacagtgaAAAGTGATACAGATTAGATCCTGATTTTAACTGACAGAGAGGAGGTTCTTTCTGTAGTGATTCATTACAACTGGCTACTACTAATTGAGGTGTAAAAATGTtttctcgctcttctctctcacttcccTGTTGTTGGAGCCTCCCAGATTTGTTGTGACACTGTGGTTTGGAAGCAGTTGGTTGTTAGTTGAATTATATGAATTGTCAGTGGTGGAAATGTGGGGACTTTTGATCTCTCAACCTCTTTATTtccgtttttatttatttatttttttgagggAGTAACGCCCTGCTGCACACTGTGGACAGGaaacagagagcaagagaagcTAAAAGTATCCACCATGCTTCCCAGCTGAAACAGTTCAGAATAGTTTGTGCATATATTCTGACAACATTTTGTGAGGTTTTGGACTTTTTTTGGCTGTTTGGGCACACAAATGTTTTTCTGGAGGCAAGCTGAAGTTCAGAGCCGAAGTCTGCGCCCCTTCGTCAgttcaacagtagggattcttcaggAAAGTCTATGTTGTCATTCAACtcattttcatgcacatttttttcaCTGAGAAATACTAAACCAAACAtattagttagatgtaaaattgcgctACTAAGATCTCCTCTGCAAGTGATTACTGGGTGATTAGGAAGTGATTACTGGGTACGGcttctcaaaatggacaaacttTACCCCATTTTCTCTCCTTATTTCAAGCAAGGTATTTTAAGGGGGTAACACTAGTTCGGTTTGGCTAGCCGAGTTCACTAGGTGCCATAAGCACCTTAAGcaacaggttaaaaaaaaatggaaccattatttaactaggcaagtcagttaagaacaaattgttatttacaatgatggcctactccaGCCAAATCTAGacaacgctgggtcaattgtgcgctgccctatgggactcccaatcacagccagatgtgatacagccatGATTaaaaccaggtactatagtgacacctcttgcactgagatgcagtgccttagaccactgcaccactcaggagacaAATAAGGAAGAAGGACGTTCCAAGAATGTTTTGCCAGTTGCCACCTTCTCCATTCACAGCCATTTGTGTTGGCCCTATCTATTACTTTCACTGCAGTGATACCTTTTGTCCACAGCCTTAGTTTGTGTTCATATTTCAGCATAATTTCAATAAATCTAATGGAAGTCAATATGTTTTTGAATACAGGTGTACTGTAGATTGATGATGCTTTGCTGGTGTAGGAATGTAGAAATAGGCCCTTCCTGTTGCATAGACTTATCTAGCTCCTTATGTGCTGAGGGACTTGTTGTGGTGTGCTGTGCTGGGGGTACAGGCACAGATGTCTGATGTACAGAGTGACATACTGTAGGGCTGCTGGGGatgagtgtgtgtttgaagtcatacggttaatatacactgagtatacaaaacattaataaCACAATTTTGATGGCAGccacaaaaaaaatctgaaatcaCCATGAGCGACCACAGTGGCTCGTGGGACTGCGTACCCACAAACCCCTTGACAGCAAAGAGAGAAAATGGAAGTTTTAGGGATaatatcctgcaattctacacatattgacatggggcgtagagaaaatgttgctatTTTAGGACTTATTTCATGCAATTCTGctaattttgccatggggtggggATACATGTTTGCAGTTCCTAGTATGATATCTGAGGGAAAGTgacaaacaaaataaaacaaataatatatatataatatatatatatatatatatatatatatatatatatatatatatatatatatatatatattaatatacagtaccagtccaaagtttggacacactcattcaatggtttttctttattttttactattttctaaattgtagatgtcacgccctgaccttagagaaccttatt contains:
- the LOC135504400 gene encoding DNA-binding protein inhibitor ID-1-like, whose amino-acid sequence is MKVVGSTCALKNTEDVVRCLSEQSMTISKCKIPLLDEQMSVFLQDMNSCYSKLKELVPTLPANKKASKMEILQHVIDYIWDLQVELDTPGKQQFSGATRTPLTTLNAELASISVENGCADDRILCR